TTCGGCCTCTTCTTGGTCTGCGGCAAAGTCAGCTCGAGCATCTGCTCGAGTCTCAGCCGGATAGGCCAGCCGGTCTCCTTGTAGTCGTCCTCTTCGTACGTGGACTCGCTGGCCTTCTGCAAGGTCTGGAAGGCATAGTTCATAGGCAACAGCTTTCTGGGTTGAGCGAAGGAGTCGTGAACTCGAACTGGACGAGCCAGGGAAGATCTCTTCTTGGCTGGGGTCAGAGGCAACGGCTGGGTCTTCGTCGACCTGGCTAAATTGCTGGTTTTGGTGTTCTTGAGAACTCTGGTCTCGTCCAAACGAGCCAATATCTTAGCGTTCTCCTTCAGCGATGAAGAGTTTATGGAATTGGTCACTCGATAGTTGCCCATAGTGCCTTTTGCGACCAGACTGTTGTTCTTCGTGCTTTTCACTAGTTTTAGGTTATTGTTGTTGATCGCAGTGATGCTGGGATTGTTGTTGTTGGCAACAGTGGTCACGTGGCGACACTGTTCGGCACACTGTAGGCAATCGTAGTATTTCTCGACCGCGTTACGTCGTGCTGAAGCGGAGAATCGCTCGCGAAGGTTCGCGCGATTCTGGCGCTCGCCTGATTGGCGAGGCTGTTGTCACACCTCCTGAAGATACTTTAAGGGGCATAGAGTTTCCTTGTACAGCACCTCGCCCTCTTTGCCCGTGTGGTCCGCTGATCTCACGTCC
This genomic stretch from Bombus affinis isolate iyBomAffi1 chromosome 16, iyBomAffi1.2, whole genome shotgun sequence harbors:
- the LOC126925519 gene encoding uncharacterized protein LOC126925519 — protein: MGNYRVTNSINSSSLKENAKILARLDETRVLKNTKTSNLARSTKTQPLPLTPAKKRSSLARPVRVHDSFAQPRKLLPMNYAFQTLQKASESTYEEDDYKETGWPIRLRLEQMLELTLPQTKKRPKKKTPMMLMKQQQTSRHACKDTERLLRVLSVNNVDQDTRKQ